A single Cellulomonas sp. SLBN-39 DNA region contains:
- a CDS encoding carbohydrate ABC transporter permease: MTLAHAPERGPAPAHAPAAAAARPRRRRPYGRHTLAPLALTSVVIVLFALFFVWPGALGLIYSFTDYRGIGDLELVGLENYQQLAGDADFWSALTRTFLYVALSVPLTVALALGIAVLLTNRFARGTSVAKVVFFLPWLISPIVTGVVWRWLFGESFGFVNYVLGRAGADPLPWSSDANLSLAVVVVASAWANVAFNMLLFVAAIRNVPPSYYEAAQLDGANAWHRFRHITLPGIAPTTFMVVLLSTIGSMKEFAMVQALNGGGPGTQNRLIVQYIYETGFNRAQIGYASAVSMVLMVILLVIALVQLRFEKRIRDAF; this comes from the coding sequence ATGACCCTGGCCCACGCGCCCGAACGCGGACCGGCCCCGGCGCACGCCCCTGCGGCCGCGGCCGCCCGCCCGCGCCGACGGCGGCCCTACGGGCGGCACACGCTCGCGCCGCTGGCGCTCACGTCCGTCGTGATCGTGCTGTTCGCGCTGTTCTTCGTGTGGCCCGGCGCGCTCGGGCTGATCTACTCCTTCACCGACTACCGCGGCATCGGCGACCTCGAGCTCGTCGGCCTGGAGAACTACCAGCAGCTCGCCGGCGACGCGGACTTCTGGAGCGCGCTGACGCGCACGTTCCTCTACGTCGCGCTGTCCGTGCCGCTCACCGTGGCGCTCGCGCTCGGCATCGCGGTGCTCCTGACCAACCGGTTCGCGCGCGGCACCTCGGTCGCGAAGGTCGTCTTCTTCCTGCCCTGGCTCATCTCGCCGATCGTCACCGGCGTCGTGTGGCGGTGGCTGTTCGGCGAGAGCTTCGGGTTCGTCAACTACGTGCTCGGGCGCGCCGGCGCCGACCCCCTGCCGTGGTCGTCCGACGCGAACCTCTCGCTCGCCGTCGTCGTGGTCGCGTCCGCGTGGGCGAACGTCGCGTTCAACATGCTGCTGTTCGTCGCCGCGATCCGGAACGTGCCCCCGTCGTACTACGAGGCCGCGCAGCTCGACGGCGCCAACGCCTGGCACCGGTTCCGGCACATCACGCTGCCCGGCATCGCGCCGACCACGTTCATGGTCGTCCTGCTCTCCACGATCGGCTCCATGAAGGAGTTCGCCATGGTGCAGGCCCTCAACGGCGGCGGCCCCGGCACCCAGAACCGCCTGATCGTCCAGTACATCTACGAGACCGGCTTCAACCGGGCCCAGATCGGCTACGCCAGCGCCGTGTCGATGGTGCTCATGGTGATCCTGCTGGTGATCGCCCTCGTCCAGCTCCGCTTCGAGAAGAGGATCCGCGATGCCTTCTGA
- a CDS encoding ABC transporter substrate-binding protein translates to MKLRTLTAASTLVVGALVLTACSGGSADDDGPVTLEFVLSGDANQGGGYQAMADRYEEETGVHVEIVDVPYEDLVTRLRSGAQAGDLPALARASEVDPLWESQLLDLTTVAEERDVMESLLVPNADDQVLALPSDLTAVGLFLNTTLFDEAGVEYPGVDDEPWTWDELTAALHEVKDATGARYGMVMDASAHRLRSFLYQFGSQGVQPQADGTWALDEEGATALEYFAGLNDDDLMPRSVWLSDEDPSAMFKSGQVAAYYSGVWQVTDFSQNITDFEWTTALMPAQPTRATNLGTNWMVAFDGTGVEEETLAFVDWLYSAENYAELSQISGFLPAVEGLDVTYEADAEAFDMFYAEIEASDPIAGDQATTALKNGYEGRILDYEPLKDETVKYLNGEQDLETTVREIGEQTTEAYAD, encoded by the coding sequence GTGAAGCTTCGCACCCTCACCGCGGCGTCGACGCTCGTCGTCGGCGCCCTCGTGCTCACCGCCTGCTCCGGCGGCAGCGCCGACGACGACGGCCCCGTCACCCTGGAGTTCGTGCTGTCCGGCGACGCCAACCAGGGCGGCGGCTACCAGGCCATGGCCGACAGGTACGAGGAGGAGACCGGCGTCCACGTCGAGATCGTCGACGTGCCCTACGAGGACCTCGTCACCCGGCTGCGCTCCGGCGCCCAGGCCGGGGACCTGCCGGCCCTCGCCCGCGCGTCCGAGGTCGACCCCCTCTGGGAGTCGCAGCTGCTGGACCTCACGACCGTCGCCGAGGAGCGCGACGTCATGGAGTCGCTCCTCGTGCCGAACGCCGACGACCAGGTCCTCGCGCTGCCGTCCGACCTGACCGCCGTCGGCCTGTTCCTCAACACCACCCTGTTCGACGAGGCCGGCGTCGAGTACCCCGGCGTCGACGACGAGCCCTGGACGTGGGACGAGCTGACCGCGGCCCTGCACGAGGTCAAGGACGCGACCGGGGCCCGGTACGGCATGGTCATGGACGCGTCCGCGCACCGCCTGCGGTCCTTCCTGTACCAGTTCGGCTCGCAGGGCGTGCAGCCGCAGGCGGACGGCACGTGGGCCCTGGACGAGGAGGGCGCCACGGCGCTGGAGTACTTCGCCGGGCTCAACGACGACGACCTCATGCCGCGCTCGGTCTGGCTGTCGGACGAGGACCCGTCGGCGATGTTCAAGTCCGGGCAGGTCGCCGCGTACTACTCCGGCGTGTGGCAGGTGACGGACTTCTCGCAGAACATCACCGACTTCGAGTGGACGACCGCGCTCATGCCCGCGCAGCCCACCCGGGCCACGAACCTCGGCACCAACTGGATGGTCGCGTTCGACGGCACGGGCGTGGAGGAGGAGACCCTCGCGTTCGTCGACTGGCTCTACAGCGCCGAGAACTACGCCGAGCTGTCGCAGATCTCCGGCTTCCTGCCGGCGGTCGAGGGCCTGGACGTCACCTACGAGGCCGACGCCGAGGCGTTCGACATGTTCTACGCCGAGATCGAGGCCTCCGACCCCATCGCGGGCGACCAGGCCACGACCGCGCTGAAGAACGGGTACGAGGGCCGGATCCTCGACTACGAGCCCCTCAAGGACGAGACCGTGAAGTACCTCAACGGCGAGCAGGACCTCGAGACCACCGTCCGCGAGATCGGCGAGCAGACCACCGAGGCCTACGCCGACTGA
- a CDS encoding ROK family transcriptional regulator, whose product MARTAARTATTRTVTDINRTAVLDALAQHGPLSRSALRERTGLSSATVERLCAALLDEQLVVRAGVDRSSGGRPSTLLRFAGERRVIVTAEVTAAGPRGMLVGLDGSRTDRLAHAGAPDVDAAGRLEDVLDLVTTLVARAEADGRVCLGVALSVPGVVHADGRVSNSAELGWQQLAVGQIVEHRTGLPTLVENDANAIAFGEWAHGAGSGSHSLVAVVLGVGVGAGIVSDGALVRGARSGAGEIGYLLADRAALGRIFAQQGDLESRIGAVPPRYRGAAGPLDGAGLLAAAAAGDVDARDLAAEVLDHLALAVVALATVIDPEAVVLQGRLPADAGWVVREIEQRLAGRIPFPPTIRTALLGADAALVGVGELMARRTKGSVYLA is encoded by the coding sequence TTGGCCAGGACCGCGGCACGCACCGCCACGACGCGCACCGTCACGGACATCAACCGCACCGCCGTGCTCGACGCCCTCGCCCAGCACGGGCCGCTGTCCCGCTCCGCCCTGCGCGAGCGGACCGGCCTGTCGTCCGCGACCGTCGAGCGGCTGTGCGCGGCGCTGCTCGACGAGCAGCTCGTCGTCCGGGCGGGCGTCGACCGCTCCTCGGGCGGACGCCCCTCGACGCTGCTGCGGTTCGCCGGCGAGCGCCGCGTGATCGTCACCGCCGAGGTCACCGCGGCCGGGCCGCGCGGCATGCTCGTGGGGCTCGACGGGTCGCGCACCGACCGCCTCGCGCACGCCGGCGCCCCCGACGTCGACGCCGCCGGACGCCTCGAGGACGTCCTCGACCTCGTCACGACCCTCGTCGCGCGCGCCGAGGCCGACGGGCGCGTCTGCCTCGGCGTCGCGCTGAGCGTCCCCGGCGTCGTGCACGCCGACGGCCGCGTCTCCAACTCCGCCGAGCTGGGCTGGCAGCAGCTCGCCGTGGGCCAGATCGTCGAGCACCGCACCGGGCTGCCCACGCTGGTCGAGAACGACGCCAACGCCATCGCCTTCGGCGAGTGGGCCCACGGCGCCGGGAGCGGCTCGCACAGCCTCGTCGCGGTGGTCCTCGGCGTCGGCGTCGGCGCGGGCATCGTCTCCGACGGCGCCCTGGTGCGCGGGGCGCGCTCGGGTGCCGGCGAGATCGGCTACCTGCTCGCCGACCGCGCGGCCCTCGGGCGGATCTTCGCCCAGCAGGGCGACCTCGAGTCCCGCATCGGCGCCGTGCCGCCCCGCTACCGCGGCGCCGCCGGCCCGCTCGACGGCGCCGGGCTGCTCGCGGCCGCCGCCGCGGGGGACGTCGACGCGCGCGACCTCGCCGCCGAGGTGCTCGACCACCTCGCGCTCGCCGTGGTGGCGCTGGCCACCGTCATCGACCCCGAGGCGGTCGTCCTGCAGGGCCGGCTGCCCGCCGACGCGGGGTGGGTGGTGCGCGAGATCGAGCAGCGGCTCGCCGGGCGCATCCCGTTCCCCCCGACCATCCGCACCGCGCTGCTCGGCGCCGACGCCGCCCTCGTCGGCGTCGGCGAGCTCATGGCCCGTCGCACGAAGGGATCGGTCTACCTTGCCTGA
- a CDS encoding BadF/BadG/BcrA/BcrD ATPase family protein, protein MPEEIAVLDAAPAPTSGGASTRVGVDVGGTKTHVAVVLPDGRRLDTVVPSDTWRQGSLFSTPANFDRLAAVVDAAVPGGGGLDGRLVLGLHGVDTPAQRDAASAELAGRARGPVLVLNDAQLLGPAAGHRHCVALIVGTGAVAVGTDADGRTISADGHGALLSDHGSAPALVRETVRAALRLADWEGPDAAFADPAVRSLCDAYAVGTVQDLALAVSEQRPFAWGVHAPLVFDAAAAGSSLAAEVLHGAADVLAANVAAVHRRGARGDAVVAAGGVVTAQPLLQDLLRAGLARHAPHLTLDVLTVAPVEGALALAGAL, encoded by the coding sequence TTGCCTGAGGAGATCGCCGTGCTCGACGCGGCACCCGCGCCCACCTCCGGGGGTGCGTCGACGCGCGTCGGCGTCGACGTCGGCGGCACGAAGACCCACGTGGCCGTCGTGCTGCCCGACGGTCGACGGCTCGACACGGTCGTGCCGTCCGACACCTGGCGGCAAGGGTCGCTGTTCTCCACGCCCGCGAACTTCGACCGGCTCGCCGCCGTCGTCGACGCGGCCGTGCCCGGCGGCGGCGGCCTCGACGGCCGTCTCGTGCTCGGCCTGCACGGCGTCGACACCCCGGCCCAGCGCGACGCCGCCTCCGCCGAGCTCGCCGGGCGCGCCCGCGGGCCGGTCCTGGTGCTCAACGACGCCCAGCTGCTCGGCCCCGCCGCGGGGCACCGGCACTGCGTCGCGCTCATCGTGGGCACCGGTGCCGTCGCGGTCGGCACGGACGCCGACGGTCGCACGATCAGCGCGGACGGCCACGGCGCCCTGCTCTCGGACCACGGCAGCGCCCCGGCGCTCGTGCGCGAGACCGTCCGCGCCGCGCTGCGCCTGGCCGACTGGGAAGGGCCCGACGCGGCGTTCGCCGACCCCGCCGTCCGGTCGCTGTGCGACGCCTACGCCGTCGGCACCGTGCAGGACCTCGCGCTCGCGGTGTCCGAGCAGCGGCCCTTCGCCTGGGGGGTCCACGCGCCCCTGGTGTTCGACGCCGCCGCGGCCGGCTCGTCCCTCGCCGCCGAGGTGCTGCACGGCGCCGCCGACGTCCTGGCCGCCAACGTCGCCGCCGTGCACCGGCGCGGCGCGCGGGGGGACGCGGTCGTCGCCGCCGGCGGGGTCGTCACCGCCCAGCCCCTCCTGCAGGACCTGCTGCGCGCCGGCCTGGCCCGGCACGCGCCGCACCTGACCCTCGACGTCCTGACCGTGGCGCCCGTGGAGGGCGCCCTCGCCCTGGCCGGAGCACTGTGA
- a CDS encoding glycoside hydrolase family 2 TIM barrel-domain containing protein: MSTTDPTPDLVAALVDDLASTAPARGTLPPRAHLRTDAPAQVLDGTWRLRTWPSPRHVRDDGWQRPDAALDPDAWDDVQVPGHWVLQGHGAPAYSNLQYPFPVDPPHPPDENVVADHRLELVADDALLTHPTLVRFEGVEGAATVWLNGVELGTLRGSRLTHELPTTGVLRPGRNVLAVRVAQWSAVSYLEDQDMWWLPGVFRSVTLLARPAGGVRDVFVHAGYDHEDGSGTLRVDVALEDGAVAPARVSVPGLGLQGVAADVVHHLPAVRPWSDEDPHLYDATVSTPTETVTLRLGFRTVRVEDATLLLNGRPVLLRGVNRHEYHPRHGRSVTDEDTRAELLQMRRANLNAVRTSHYPPAASFLDLADELGLLVVLENDLETHGFELVGWRRNPSDDPAWRDAVLDRVRRTVERDKNHPAVLMWSLGNEAGTGANLEAAGRWTAARDPERLVHYEGDRASTYVDVHSRMYATTDEVAAIGAEPPGGATDAERHRAALPFVLCEYAHAMGNGPGGLTEYQELFEAHPRLAGGFVWEWVEHTLAVDGPDGTTRWLYGGDFGEVVHDGSFVVDGLVHADRTPGPALADLAAVVAPVRLDLDEDLGALTVRNLRHTRTTDDLEVVWSADVPGHEQPAVLDVPAVGAGAATTVPLRLPDAVRDASVTVRARTRHDLPWAPAGHDVAVVQRVAAPAPVRVDGPLVAPSVDDAVRLGPLVLDRATGMPTALGALALHDVAVGLWRAPTDNDRGVGWDEPDLPPVADRWAAARLDDLRSRLVGLHVGTDAVVVRTRVAPPVLDAGLDCTWRWTSDGTGVALELTVDPTGPWPCDWARLGLDLRLDGATRDVRWTGFGPGPQYPDTGQGARWGTYTADRDDYAVRTVRPQEHGARVVDEATVTLAAGPALHVQGARVALTVRPWDRRTVATTAHDHDLPPATATHVSLDAARSGVGTASCGQGVLPRYRLRPSHQVLRVVLTALP, from the coding sequence GTGAGCACCACCGACCCCACCCCGGACCTCGTCGCGGCCCTCGTCGACGACCTCGCCTCGACCGCCCCGGCGCGCGGCACGCTGCCGCCCCGCGCGCACCTGCGCACCGACGCCCCCGCCCAGGTGCTCGACGGCACGTGGCGCCTGCGCACGTGGCCGTCGCCGCGGCACGTGCGCGACGACGGCTGGCAGCGGCCCGACGCCGCGCTCGACCCGGACGCGTGGGACGACGTGCAGGTGCCCGGCCACTGGGTGCTGCAGGGCCACGGCGCCCCGGCGTACAGCAACCTCCAGTACCCGTTCCCCGTCGACCCGCCGCACCCGCCCGACGAGAACGTCGTCGCCGACCACCGGCTCGAGCTCGTCGCCGACGACGCGCTGCTCACGCACCCCACGCTCGTGCGGTTCGAGGGCGTCGAGGGCGCGGCGACGGTGTGGCTCAACGGTGTCGAGCTCGGCACCCTGCGCGGCAGCCGCCTCACGCACGAGCTCCCCACCACGGGGGTGCTGCGCCCCGGGCGCAACGTGCTGGCCGTGCGCGTCGCGCAGTGGTCCGCCGTCAGCTACCTCGAGGACCAGGACATGTGGTGGCTGCCCGGCGTCTTCCGGTCCGTCACGCTCCTGGCCCGGCCCGCCGGCGGCGTCCGCGACGTCTTCGTCCACGCCGGCTACGACCACGAGGACGGCTCGGGCACCCTGCGCGTCGACGTCGCGCTCGAGGACGGCGCCGTCGCACCCGCGCGCGTGAGCGTGCCGGGCCTCGGGCTGCAGGGCGTCGCCGCGGACGTCGTGCACCACCTGCCGGCGGTGCGGCCGTGGTCCGACGAGGACCCGCACCTGTACGACGCCACCGTGAGCACCCCGACGGAGACCGTCACCCTGCGCCTCGGCTTCCGCACCGTCCGCGTCGAGGACGCGACCCTCCTGCTCAACGGGCGCCCCGTGCTGCTGCGCGGCGTCAACCGCCACGAGTACCACCCCCGGCACGGGCGGTCCGTGACCGACGAGGACACCCGCGCCGAGCTGCTGCAGATGCGCCGGGCCAACCTCAACGCCGTGCGCACGTCGCACTACCCGCCCGCCGCGTCGTTCCTCGACCTCGCCGACGAGCTCGGCCTGCTCGTCGTGCTGGAGAACGACCTCGAGACCCACGGCTTCGAGCTGGTCGGCTGGCGACGCAACCCGTCGGACGACCCGGCGTGGCGCGACGCCGTGCTCGACCGCGTGCGCCGCACCGTCGAGCGCGACAAGAACCACCCGGCGGTGCTGATGTGGTCGCTGGGCAACGAGGCGGGCACCGGCGCCAACCTCGAGGCCGCCGGGCGCTGGACCGCCGCGCGCGACCCCGAGCGGCTCGTCCACTACGAGGGCGACCGGGCGTCCACCTACGTCGACGTGCACTCGCGCATGTACGCGACGACCGACGAGGTCGCCGCGATCGGCGCCGAGCCCCCCGGCGGGGCCACGGACGCCGAGCGGCACCGGGCCGCGCTGCCGTTCGTGCTCTGCGAGTACGCGCACGCCATGGGCAACGGCCCGGGCGGGCTGACGGAGTACCAGGAGCTGTTCGAGGCGCACCCCCGGCTGGCCGGCGGGTTCGTGTGGGAGTGGGTCGAGCACACGCTCGCGGTCGACGGCCCCGACGGGACGACCCGGTGGCTGTACGGCGGGGACTTCGGCGAGGTCGTGCACGACGGGTCGTTCGTCGTCGACGGGCTGGTGCACGCCGACCGCACCCCGGGCCCCGCGCTCGCCGACCTCGCGGCGGTCGTCGCCCCCGTCCGGCTCGACCTCGACGAGGACCTCGGCGCGCTGACGGTGCGCAACCTGCGGCACACCCGGACCACCGACGACCTCGAGGTCGTCTGGTCCGCCGACGTGCCCGGTCACGAGCAGCCGGCCGTGCTGGACGTGCCCGCCGTCGGCGCAGGGGCCGCGACGACCGTGCCGCTGCGGCTGCCCGACGCCGTGCGCGACGCGAGCGTGACCGTCCGGGCACGGACCCGCCACGACCTGCCGTGGGCACCTGCGGGGCACGACGTCGCGGTCGTCCAGCGCGTCGCGGCCCCCGCCCCCGTCCGTGTCGACGGGCCGCTCGTCGCCCCGTCCGTCGACGACGCGGTGCGGCTCGGCCCGCTCGTCCTCGACCGGGCCACCGGCATGCCGACGGCTCTCGGGGCGCTCGCGCTGCACGACGTCGCCGTGGGCCTGTGGCGCGCGCCGACCGACAACGACCGCGGCGTCGGCTGGGACGAGCCCGACCTGCCGCCGGTCGCCGACCGGTGGGCCGCCGCCCGCCTGGACGACCTGCGGTCCCGGCTCGTCGGCCTGCACGTCGGGACGGACGCGGTCGTGGTGCGCACGCGCGTCGCCCCGCCCGTCCTGGACGCGGGCCTCGACTGCACGTGGCGGTGGACGTCCGACGGCACAGGCGTCGCGCTCGAGCTCACCGTCGACCCGACCGGCCCGTGGCCGTGCGACTGGGCGCGGCTCGGGCTGGACCTGCGCCTCGACGGCGCGACGCGGGACGTGCGCTGGACCGGGTTCGGGCCGGGCCCGCAGTATCCCGACACCGGCCAGGGCGCGCGCTGGGGCACGTACACCGCCGACCGCGACGACTACGCCGTGCGGACCGTGCGCCCGCAGGAGCACGGTGCGCGCGTCGTCGACGAGGCCACCGTGACGCTCGCCGCCGGCCCCGCGCTGCACGTGCAGGGGGCGAGGGTCGCCCTCACCGTCCGCCCGTGGGACCGGCGCACCGTCGCCACCACCGCGCACGACCACGACCTGCCGCCCGCCACCGCGACCCACGTCTCGCTCGACGCCGCCCGCAGCGGTGTGGGCACCGCGTCGTGCGGGCAGGGGGTGCTGCCCCGGTACCGGCTGCGCCCCTCGCACCAGGTGCTGCGGGTCGTGCTCACCGCCCTGCCGTGA
- a CDS encoding MFS transporter, giving the protein MSGRVVDAPVGRAAASPGAWRLRAVVLAAYCVNGFSLAAWTVRLPAIGAEAGLDAGGLGRLLMANALGTLVTIPLAGRWVQRSGAPRVYLAATVGFVLAYAGLAAALHVGTVAGLLGAAVLHGAAFALTNVPQAVLGTEAERRVGRTVLPQFHAAYSIAGAAGAALGGVAAAAGVGPAAQIAALAALAALGRGAVSLLLRGDHAHAPRAHLERSGEHPAAVAPRARRRTGVWFERPTVLLGVVVFGAALSEGAANSWMAPLVVEALAVDEGAAATFVSVFLVAQTAGRLLGGRLVDRVGRGATLVASALVSAAGVLVLVTAPSVPVAYAGAGVWGLGAALAVPVAVSLAAAQGDAAARIAAVTSLASLANVAGPPAIGAAGDAVGLPWAVGGVAVVLLAGAVAGRAAARTAPPGARA; this is encoded by the coding sequence GTGAGCGGGCGGGTCGTGGACGCACCCGTCGGCCGGGCAGCGGCCTCCCCGGGTGCGTGGCGGCTGCGCGCCGTGGTCCTCGCCGCGTACTGCGTCAACGGGTTCAGCCTGGCCGCCTGGACGGTGCGGCTGCCCGCGATCGGCGCCGAGGCCGGCCTCGACGCGGGCGGCCTCGGTCGCCTCCTCATGGCCAACGCGCTCGGCACGCTGGTGACGATCCCGCTCGCGGGCCGGTGGGTGCAGCGGTCGGGCGCGCCGCGCGTGTACCTCGCGGCGACCGTCGGGTTCGTGCTCGCCTACGCCGGGCTCGCGGCGGCCCTGCACGTCGGCACCGTGGCCGGGCTCCTCGGCGCGGCCGTGCTGCACGGCGCCGCGTTCGCCCTCACCAACGTGCCGCAGGCCGTGCTCGGCACCGAGGCGGAGCGGCGCGTCGGGCGCACGGTGCTGCCGCAGTTCCACGCCGCGTACTCGATCGCGGGCGCGGCGGGTGCCGCCCTCGGCGGCGTCGCGGCGGCGGCCGGCGTCGGGCCCGCCGCCCAGATCGCCGCGCTCGCCGCGCTCGCGGCGCTCGGGCGGGGCGCGGTGAGCCTGCTGCTGCGCGGCGACCACGCGCACGCACCCCGGGCCCACCTGGAGCGTTCCGGGGAGCACCCCGCGGCGGTCGCCCCCCGCGCGCGACGGCGCACCGGCGTGTGGTTCGAGCGCCCGACCGTGCTGCTCGGGGTCGTGGTGTTCGGCGCCGCCCTGTCCGAGGGCGCCGCGAACAGCTGGATGGCGCCGCTCGTCGTCGAGGCCCTCGCGGTCGACGAGGGCGCCGCCGCCACGTTCGTCTCGGTGTTCCTCGTCGCGCAGACCGCGGGCCGGCTGCTCGGCGGCCGCCTCGTCGACCGGGTCGGGCGGGGTGCCACGCTCGTCGCGTCCGCCCTCGTCTCGGCGGCCGGCGTGCTCGTGCTCGTCACCGCGCCGTCGGTCCCGGTGGCCTACGCCGGTGCCGGGGTGTGGGGCCTGGGCGCCGCGCTCGCCGTGCCCGTCGCCGTGAGCCTGGCGGCGGCCCAGGGCGACGCCGCCGCACGGATCGCCGCGGTCACGTCGCTGGCGTCGCTGGCCAACGTCGCCGGGCCCCCGGCGATCGGTGCGGCGGGCGACGCGGTGGGGCTGCCGTGGGCCGTCGGGGGCGTCGCCGTGGTGCTGCTCGCCGGCGCGGTGGCCGGTCGTGCCGCCGCGCGCACCGCGCCCCCCGGCGCGCGGGCCTGA
- a CDS encoding family 16 glycosylhydrolase, with protein MTFAPVRPRHHTRRPADPRARRRAAALVGVILLAATATASHAAVTGTGAGTNDAATLPTSVGDVLWSQEFNGAAGTAPDSSVWSYDTGANGWGNAELQNYTTSRANSALDGAGNLVITARREADGGYTSARLQTNDKVEIQYGRIEARMQIPRGQGIWPAFWMLGADFPATSWPSSGEIDVMENVGKEPHLVHGTVHGPGYSGGSGITGSSMHPQGWSFADDFHTFAVDWKPGQITWYVDGTQYHQVTRASVGSNAWVFDKPYFLILNVAVGGGWPGYPDATTSFPQQMKVDWIRVLDNGTGTGGTGTGTLRVNGQLCLDVPWGEARDGNPAQVVACNGNVAQQWTRAADGTVRALGKCLDVAGGGTANGTVVQLWTCNGTGAQRWTYDATTGALRNPQSGRCLDAVGGLPVRDGQRVQVWDCTGAGNQRWTV; from the coding sequence GTGACATTTGCACCCGTACGACCCCGCCATCACACCCGCAGGCCCGCCGACCCGCGCGCACGACGACGTGCCGCCGCGCTCGTCGGCGTGATCCTGCTCGCCGCGACCGCGACCGCCTCGCACGCCGCCGTGACCGGCACCGGAGCCGGCACCAACGACGCGGCGACGCTGCCGACGTCCGTCGGCGACGTCCTGTGGTCCCAGGAGTTCAACGGCGCCGCCGGCACCGCCCCCGACAGCTCGGTGTGGAGCTACGACACCGGCGCCAACGGCTGGGGCAACGCCGAGCTGCAGAACTACACGACGTCGCGCGCGAACTCCGCGCTCGACGGCGCGGGCAACCTCGTGATCACCGCCCGCCGCGAGGCCGACGGCGGCTACACGTCGGCCCGCCTGCAGACCAACGACAAGGTCGAGATCCAGTACGGCCGCATCGAGGCCCGCATGCAGATCCCCCGCGGCCAGGGCATCTGGCCCGCGTTCTGGATGCTCGGCGCCGACTTCCCCGCCACGTCGTGGCCGTCGTCCGGCGAGATCGACGTCATGGAGAACGTCGGCAAGGAGCCGCACCTCGTGCACGGCACCGTGCACGGCCCCGGGTACTCCGGCGGCAGCGGCATCACCGGCAGCTCCATGCACCCGCAGGGCTGGTCGTTCGCCGACGACTTCCACACCTTCGCGGTCGACTGGAAGCCCGGGCAGATCACCTGGTACGTCGACGGCACGCAGTACCACCAGGTCACGCGCGCGTCCGTCGGCTCCAACGCCTGGGTGTTCGACAAGCCGTACTTCCTCATCCTCAACGTCGCCGTGGGCGGCGGCTGGCCCGGCTACCCCGACGCCACGACGAGCTTCCCGCAGCAGATGAAGGTCGACTGGATCCGGGTGCTCGACAACGGCACCGGCACCGGCGGCACGGGCACCGGCACGCTGCGCGTCAACGGCCAGCTCTGCCTCGACGTGCCGTGGGGCGAGGCCCGCGACGGCAACCCGGCGCAGGTCGTCGCGTGCAACGGCAACGTCGCCCAGCAGTGGACCCGCGCCGCCGACGGCACCGTGCGGGCCCTGGGCAAGTGCCTCGACGTGGCCGGCGGCGGCACCGCCAACGGCACCGTCGTGCAGCTGTGGACGTGCAACGGCACGGGCGCGCAGCGCTGGACGTACGACGCCACCACCGGGGCGCTGCGCAACCCGCAGTCGGGACGCTGCCTCGACGCCGTGGGCGGCCTGCCCGTGCGCGACGGGCAGCGCGTGCAGGTCTGGGACTGCACGGGCGCCGGCAACCAGCGCTGGACCGTCTGA